A region from the Arthrobacter roseus genome encodes:
- the thiO gene encoding glycine oxidase ThiO, giving the protein MTPVLSSTSRAAGKRVAVVGGGIIGLGIAWEAIQRGHQVTVFDPAPASGATYAAAGMLAPVSELHYQEEHLLALTVESARRYPALMSRLEAGGRTTGYQRTQTIAVGADAADRQVLADLKQAQVRQGLTVEDMTTRQARAEEPMLGPGLSAAFRIPGDRQVDPRLLSRVLIDDVRAGGMLEAQSVESLAYDDGNRTRVAGVVLVDGTHVEADETVIANGLQSPEIKDLPATLSLPVRPVYGDVLRLRVPRHLQPLLTATVRGVIRGRSVYLVPRQDGSVVVGATQREGGTTGVSAGGVYELLRDAQTIVPAVAELEFEEATCRARPGTPDNAPLLGRPRGVEGLICATGFFRHGVLLMPVTASICNDLIDGGPADPAYRAFLPDRFQGETA; this is encoded by the coding sequence ATGACTCCAGTTTTATCCAGCACCTCCAGGGCCGCTGGTAAGCGCGTTGCCGTGGTCGGCGGAGGAATCATCGGGCTGGGAATCGCCTGGGAGGCTATCCAGCGAGGTCACCAGGTAACGGTTTTTGATCCCGCACCCGCTTCCGGGGCAACGTACGCCGCTGCCGGCATGTTGGCGCCCGTGAGTGAGCTTCACTATCAGGAGGAGCATCTGCTCGCCCTGACCGTTGAATCCGCACGGCGCTACCCGGCGCTGATGTCCCGCCTCGAAGCGGGTGGGCGCACCACGGGCTACCAGCGCACGCAGACCATTGCCGTGGGAGCCGATGCCGCTGACCGCCAAGTGCTCGCCGACCTGAAGCAGGCGCAAGTGCGCCAGGGGCTGACGGTTGAGGATATGACAACGCGTCAGGCACGGGCCGAGGAGCCCATGCTCGGGCCCGGCTTGAGCGCCGCGTTCCGGATTCCGGGGGACCGGCAGGTGGATCCGCGTCTGCTCTCTCGCGTACTCATTGACGACGTCCGGGCCGGCGGCATGTTGGAGGCACAATCGGTTGAGTCTCTGGCCTACGACGACGGCAACCGGACGCGGGTTGCCGGTGTCGTGCTGGTGGATGGGACCCACGTGGAGGCTGATGAAACCGTCATTGCGAACGGACTGCAGAGCCCCGAGATCAAGGATTTGCCCGCGACTCTTTCCCTGCCAGTCCGTCCGGTCTACGGGGACGTTCTGCGTCTTCGAGTACCCCGTCATCTGCAGCCTCTCCTGACTGCCACCGTGCGCGGGGTCATCCGCGGCCGGTCGGTGTACCTTGTTCCGCGCCAGGACGGGAGCGTCGTCGTGGGTGCAACCCAGCGTGAAGGAGGCACCACGGGGGTGTCCGCTGGGGGAGTGTATGAGCTGCTTCGGGATGCACAGACGATTGTCCCGGCCGTTGCTGAGCTCGAATTCGAGGAAGCAACCTGCCGAGCCCGGCCCGGGACGCCGGACAACGCGCCGCTGCTTGGCCGTCCCCGAGGTGTTGAGGGCCTCATCTGCGCTACCGGTTTCTTCCGCCACGGAGTACTACTGATGCCGGTGACGGCCTCCATCTGCAATGACCTGATCGATGGCGGACCCGCCGACCCCGCGTATCGGGCTTTCCTGCCCGACCGATTCCAAGGAGAAACCGCATGA
- the thiE gene encoding thiamine phosphate synthase — protein MAISEARLYLCTDSRSRQGDFEQFLDAAFAGGVDIIQLRDKTIQAGEELDLLQILRSVAQRHSKLWSVNDRADLAAASGAPVFHVGQQDIPPSVARRFLGPDVAIGLSSNTQTLAAEAMDSPHLDYFCTGPIWATPTKPGRAAVGLDLIRSTARREQEQQAAGHETNPWFAIGGIDLTNVDEVIDAGARRVVVVRAITDASDPAQAAARVLSRLPDL, from the coding sequence ATGGCCATTTCTGAAGCACGTCTGTACCTCTGCACCGATTCCCGATCCCGGCAGGGTGATTTTGAGCAGTTTCTCGACGCGGCCTTTGCTGGCGGGGTAGACATCATCCAGCTGCGTGATAAGACCATTCAGGCGGGCGAGGAACTCGACCTGCTGCAGATTCTCCGCTCGGTTGCGCAGCGGCACTCCAAGCTGTGGTCAGTCAACGATCGCGCCGACCTCGCAGCGGCCTCGGGCGCACCGGTGTTCCACGTTGGGCAGCAGGACATCCCTCCCTCGGTAGCCCGCCGATTCCTCGGACCAGACGTCGCTATCGGGCTCTCCTCCAACACCCAAACGCTCGCCGCGGAGGCCATGGATAGCCCCCATCTGGACTACTTCTGCACGGGGCCCATCTGGGCAACCCCCACCAAACCGGGCAGAGCCGCCGTCGGGCTGGATCTGATCCGCAGTACCGCCCGGCGTGAGCAGGAGCAGCAGGCCGCGGGACATGAGACCAATCCTTGGTTTGCCATCGGCGGAATTGACCTGACAAACGTTGATGAGGTAATCGACGCCGGCGCTCGGCGAGTCGTCGTCGTGCGGGCCATCACCGACGCCAGTGACCCCGCTCAAGCCGCTGCCCGCGTTCTTTCCCGCCTACCGGATCTGTGA
- a CDS encoding ferritin-like fold-containing protein, with protein MDKRTEDTSAEGALAAVAHDYSRLLIDLFGAMAYGELSAFERLSSDARFSPTLTDRLALGRLAVAEFQHFELVATHVQNSGGDVEQAMGPFVASINAFHERTKPADWYESLMKHYVMDAVSRDFYCEIATLLDSDTRDLVQQIHSAETQSAYLLARLESALANDPRLASRLALWGRRLVGEALTRTRQVSLERGVVGRMLKDDDGAQLEAEISRIFTRLTRNHSYRMNALKLTA; from the coding sequence ATGGACAAACGCACTGAAGACACGTCTGCGGAAGGCGCACTGGCAGCGGTGGCGCATGATTATTCGAGGCTGCTCATAGATCTGTTCGGCGCCATGGCGTATGGGGAGCTCTCGGCTTTTGAGAGGTTATCTTCTGATGCACGATTCTCTCCGACACTGACGGACCGTCTTGCTCTGGGACGGTTGGCAGTGGCGGAGTTTCAGCATTTTGAGCTCGTTGCTACGCACGTGCAGAATTCCGGCGGCGATGTCGAGCAGGCAATGGGACCGTTTGTCGCCTCTATCAATGCCTTCCATGAGCGCACCAAACCGGCTGACTGGTACGAATCGCTGATGAAGCACTACGTCATGGATGCTGTGTCCCGGGACTTCTATTGCGAGATCGCCACATTATTGGACAGCGACACCCGGGACCTGGTTCAGCAGATCCATTCCGCCGAGACGCAGAGCGCCTATTTACTGGCACGGCTAGAATCCGCGCTCGCCAATGATCCGAGACTCGCGTCCAGGCTCGCCCTGTGGGGACGGCGTCTGGTGGGGGAGGCCCTGACTCGCACGCGCCAGGTCAGCCTGGAACGGGGCGTGGTGGGCAGGATGCTTAAGGACGACGACGGCGCCCAGCTGGAAGCTGAGATCAGCAGAATTTTTACCCGGCTGACCCGCAACCATTCGTATCGGATGAATGCGCTGAAACTGACCGCCTGA
- a CDS encoding DEAD/DEAH box helicase — MNGNSTLSTENNHVSNDHVLHASDTGEDIAVEDSLVTSGEAREPAVETFADFNVRPDIVESLADAGILHPFPIQSMTLSVALGGHDIIGQAKTGTGKTLGFGIPTIQRVVGRDDADYSKLPVPGAPQALVIVPTRELAVQVAADLTTASKKRNARIVTIYGGRAYEPQIDALTKGVEIVVGTPGRLIDLFKQKHLSLKNVRIVVLDEADEMLDLGFLPDVEMLMSATPAIRQTLLFSATMPGPVVAMARRYMTKPTHIRAADPDDDGITKKDIRQISYRAHNLDKAEVVARILQARGRGRTIIFTKTKRTAAKLSEELMDRGFAAGAIHGDLGQGAREQALRAFRGDKIDVLVATEVAARGIDVEDITHVINYQCPEDEKAYLHRVGRTGRAGKKGTAVTFVDWDEIPRWGLINKALGLEHPEPIETYSSSPHLYTDLDIPEGTKGRLPRSSRKLAGINAEKLEDLGETGKRHPQSSGRSGSSDKGGRSQDGGRGRTSSSRSGESRSNESRTAEQPARGNDGRKSDAESKPVNRRNRTRTRRRNGEVVAPENSGTPKASE, encoded by the coding sequence ATGAACGGTAATTCAACATTGAGCACAGAAAACAACCACGTCAGCAATGACCACGTTCTCCACGCATCGGACACAGGGGAGGACATCGCCGTCGAAGACAGCTTGGTCACTTCCGGTGAGGCCCGCGAGCCCGCTGTGGAGACGTTCGCTGATTTCAATGTCCGTCCGGACATCGTCGAGTCTCTGGCAGACGCCGGGATCCTGCATCCCTTTCCCATCCAGAGCATGACCCTCTCCGTAGCTCTGGGCGGTCACGACATTATCGGGCAGGCAAAAACCGGTACGGGCAAGACTCTCGGGTTCGGTATCCCCACCATCCAGCGGGTAGTCGGTCGCGACGACGCGGACTACAGCAAACTTCCCGTACCCGGTGCACCTCAAGCACTGGTCATCGTGCCCACCCGTGAACTCGCTGTTCAGGTGGCAGCGGATCTCACCACCGCGTCGAAGAAGCGCAACGCCAGGATCGTCACCATTTACGGCGGTCGGGCCTACGAACCGCAGATTGATGCTCTCACCAAGGGTGTAGAGATCGTCGTTGGAACTCCTGGACGCCTGATCGACCTCTTCAAACAAAAGCACCTCAGTCTGAAGAATGTTCGCATTGTTGTCCTCGATGAAGCGGACGAGATGCTGGACCTCGGGTTCCTCCCCGACGTCGAAATGCTGATGTCAGCCACGCCGGCCATCCGCCAGACGCTGCTCTTCTCGGCCACCATGCCCGGCCCTGTTGTCGCCATGGCTCGCCGATACATGACCAAGCCAACGCACATCCGCGCGGCTGACCCCGACGACGACGGCATCACCAAGAAGGACATCCGGCAGATCTCCTACCGCGCACACAATCTGGACAAGGCCGAGGTAGTGGCCCGGATCCTGCAGGCCCGTGGCCGTGGCCGGACCATCATCTTCACCAAGACCAAGCGCACTGCCGCGAAACTCTCCGAAGAGCTGATGGACCGCGGGTTCGCCGCCGGCGCCATTCACGGAGACCTGGGTCAGGGTGCACGCGAACAGGCCCTGCGCGCCTTCCGCGGAGACAAAATTGATGTTCTGGTAGCCACCGAAGTTGCTGCACGTGGCATCGACGTCGAGGACATAACCCATGTCATCAACTACCAGTGCCCCGAAGACGAGAAGGCTTATCTGCACAGGGTGGGCCGTACGGGACGCGCTGGCAAGAAGGGCACCGCGGTAACGTTCGTTGACTGGGATGAGATTCCCCGTTGGGGCTTGATCAACAAGGCCCTCGGACTTGAGCACCCCGAGCCCATTGAAACGTATTCCTCATCTCCGCACCTCTACACTGATCTGGACATCCCCGAGGGGACCAAAGGCCGTTTGCCGCGTAGCTCGCGTAAACTCGCCGGAATCAACGCGGAGAAGCTTGAAGATCTAGGGGAGACAGGCAAGCGGCACCCTCAGTCCAGTGGTCGTAGTGGCTCATCGGATAAGGGCGGGCGGTCCCAGGATGGTGGCCGCGGTCGGACCAGTAGCTCACGTTCGGGCGAATCCCGGTCCAACGAGTCCCGCACAGCGGAACAGCCTGCCCGGGGCAACGACGGGCGCAAGAGCGACGCCGAATCAAAGCCGGTCAACCGACGAAACCGCACACGCACCCGCCGTCGTAATGGTGAAGTTGTCGCACCGGAAAATTCGGGCACCCCGAAAGCTTCCGAGTAA
- a CDS encoding DNA-methyltransferase, which translates to MTSTPFSPDGSSLLVHADNAEYLPTLPDGAFTMIYVDPPFNTGRSQRRQQTTMVRAADGAGDRIGFQGRSYTTVRGLLASYDDAFDDYWSFLEPRLREAWRLLADDGTLYLHLDYREVHYAKVMLDVIFGRECFLNEIIWAYDYGARATRRWPAKHDNILVYVKNPTSYHFDNAEVDREPYMAPGLVTKEKAERGKLPTDVWWHTIVSPTGKEKTGYPTQKPEGLLRRAVHASSREGDWVLDFFAGSGTLGAVAARTNRKFVCVDANPQAIEVMERRLSHAARTITPESPLAAEITHHTP; encoded by the coding sequence ATGACGTCGACGCCTTTCTCACCCGACGGCAGCTCGCTGCTGGTGCACGCTGACAATGCGGAGTACTTGCCCACGCTGCCCGACGGTGCGTTCACCATGATTTACGTTGATCCGCCGTTCAATACGGGCCGGTCCCAGCGCCGTCAGCAGACCACTATGGTCAGGGCAGCCGACGGCGCCGGAGACCGCATCGGATTCCAGGGGCGTAGCTACACAACGGTGCGCGGCTTGCTGGCCAGTTATGACGACGCGTTCGATGACTACTGGTCATTTCTTGAGCCGCGACTCCGCGAGGCGTGGCGACTGCTCGCCGATGACGGAACTCTGTACCTGCACCTCGATTACCGTGAGGTGCACTACGCCAAGGTCATGTTGGACGTCATCTTTGGTCGTGAGTGCTTCCTGAACGAAATCATCTGGGCTTACGACTACGGCGCACGGGCTACACGGCGATGGCCTGCCAAGCATGACAACATCCTCGTCTACGTGAAAAATCCTACGAGCTATCACTTCGACAATGCGGAAGTGGATCGGGAACCGTATATGGCTCCTGGTCTCGTCACGAAGGAAAAAGCGGAGCGCGGGAAGCTACCAACGGACGTTTGGTGGCACACCATTGTTTCGCCCACCGGCAAGGAAAAAACGGGGTACCCCACGCAGAAGCCGGAAGGACTGCTACGTCGTGCAGTGCACGCCAGCAGCCGCGAGGGCGATTGGGTGCTGGACTTCTTCGCTGGCTCCGGAACCCTTGGGGCGGTTGCCGCCCGAACGAACCGAAAATTCGTGTGCGTCGATGCCAACCCGCAGGCCATTGAGGTCATGGAGCGCCGGCTCTCTCACGCGGCCCGCACGATCACGCCGGAGTCACCCCTTGCCGCCGAGATCACCCACCACACCCCGTGA
- a CDS encoding PHP domain-containing protein → MRIDLHTHSTVSDGTQPPAELMTAARAAKIDVMALTDHDSTAGWVEASNAARGEGVVLIPGMEVTCRTSEGISVHVLSYLHDPANSELLNEISKSREARLVRAEKMVDRLAADYPITWEHVLEHLAPGATVGRPHIADALVRLNVVETRSEAFAHILNGRSSYFVSHYAPNPALAVELIRKAGGVPVFAHPAASLRGRVVTEHTMNEMIDAGLAGLEIDHRDNSDEGKEKLRGIADEHGLLVTGSSDYHGAGKPNLLGENLTSADVLAHIEELGTGTTPIR, encoded by the coding sequence GTGAGAATTGACCTGCACACCCACTCGACGGTATCCGACGGCACGCAACCACCAGCAGAGCTCATGACAGCCGCCCGAGCGGCAAAGATCGACGTGATGGCACTGACTGATCACGACTCCACGGCTGGCTGGGTGGAAGCCTCGAATGCTGCCCGGGGGGAAGGGGTGGTGTTGATCCCCGGCATGGAGGTTACCTGCAGAACCAGCGAAGGAATCAGCGTTCATGTGCTGTCCTACCTCCATGATCCGGCAAACTCAGAGCTGCTGAACGAAATCAGCAAGTCCCGGGAAGCCAGGCTCGTCCGTGCGGAGAAGATGGTGGACCGGCTCGCCGCCGACTACCCCATCACCTGGGAACACGTTCTTGAGCATCTGGCTCCAGGGGCTACGGTGGGCCGGCCCCACATTGCGGACGCTCTTGTGAGGCTCAATGTCGTCGAAACGCGCAGCGAAGCCTTTGCCCATATTCTCAATGGCCGTTCGAGCTACTTTGTCAGTCATTATGCGCCCAACCCGGCGCTCGCCGTCGAACTCATCCGGAAAGCCGGGGGAGTGCCGGTGTTTGCGCACCCGGCGGCGTCGCTTCGAGGACGGGTTGTCACCGAGCACACCATGAACGAAATGATCGACGCCGGCCTGGCGGGGTTGGAGATCGACCATCGGGATAACTCGGATGAGGGTAAGGAAAAGCTGCGCGGTATTGCGGACGAACATGGTTTGCTGGTGACGGGGTCATCCGATTACCACGGAGCGGGCAAACCAAACCTGCTCGGCGAGAATCTGACCTCAGCGGATGTGCTGGCCCATATAGAAGAACTGGGAACCGGCACAACGCCTATCCGCTAA
- a CDS encoding aminopeptidase P family protein — MPVTSEGQPLDDRNENRSQRPKSDAFKAFMRGQWAAPSTTTPEESPVAPHAARRRRALSDKFQGERIVVPAGPLKVRSNDVDYRFRPHSGFAHLTGFGLDHEPDAVLVMEPTAEGTGDDGGHHHATLYFRPLAGKDSEEFYSDARYGEFWIGPRLNLSQVKALLALETADLSGLEVAITKDAGVVNVGGMRIRLLRDVDLNMDALVDTSRINTSVDLEESDTLDAALTEALSELRLVKDAWEIEQMQHSVDTTIEGFHDVVKALPRAMSHHRGERVVEGAFFAKAREEGNELGYDTIAAAGNNATVLHWIRNNGQVKSGDLLLLDAGVEADSLYTADVTRTLPVNGKYSDVQRKIYEAVLDAADAGFAVAQPGKKFRDIHEASVRVLAERLADWGLLPVSVEEAISADGQQHRRWMPHGTSHHLGLDVHDCSRAKRELYLDGTLTPGMVFTIEPGLYFKDEDLAVPEEYRGIGVRIEDDILMTEDGPINLSAALPRKADDVENWMAGIYSPSGE, encoded by the coding sequence GTGCCCGTGACGTCCGAGGGCCAGCCTCTCGATGACCGCAACGAGAACCGGTCCCAGCGCCCCAAGTCGGATGCTTTCAAGGCATTCATGAGGGGCCAATGGGCCGCGCCGTCGACGACGACGCCCGAGGAATCTCCGGTGGCCCCGCACGCGGCACGTCGTCGTCGTGCCCTGTCGGATAAGTTCCAGGGAGAGCGCATCGTTGTGCCAGCCGGCCCCCTTAAGGTCCGCTCCAACGACGTCGACTATCGTTTTCGTCCGCATTCGGGTTTCGCGCACCTGACTGGTTTTGGTCTCGACCATGAGCCGGACGCCGTGCTCGTCATGGAGCCCACGGCGGAGGGCACCGGCGACGACGGCGGGCACCACCACGCCACCCTGTACTTCCGGCCCCTGGCTGGCAAGGACAGTGAAGAGTTCTATTCAGATGCTCGTTATGGGGAGTTCTGGATCGGTCCCCGCCTGAATCTTTCACAGGTGAAGGCGCTGCTGGCCCTTGAAACAGCTGACCTGAGTGGTCTTGAGGTGGCCATTACCAAGGACGCCGGCGTTGTCAACGTAGGCGGCATGCGGATTCGGCTCCTGCGCGATGTGGATCTGAACATGGATGCCCTCGTGGATACATCACGCATCAACACCAGTGTGGACCTAGAAGAGTCAGACACCCTGGATGCTGCGCTGACAGAAGCTCTCTCAGAGCTGCGTCTGGTCAAGGATGCATGGGAGATCGAGCAGATGCAGCACTCGGTGGATACCACCATTGAGGGTTTCCATGATGTGGTCAAGGCTCTGCCGCGGGCTATGTCGCACCACCGCGGTGAGCGCGTTGTTGAAGGCGCGTTCTTCGCTAAGGCGCGCGAGGAAGGCAATGAGCTCGGATATGACACCATTGCCGCAGCTGGCAATAACGCAACAGTGCTTCACTGGATCCGCAACAACGGACAGGTGAAGTCCGGCGATCTACTGCTCCTTGACGCTGGGGTCGAAGCCGATTCGCTGTACACCGCGGATGTCACGCGCACGCTGCCCGTCAACGGAAAGTACTCCGACGTGCAGCGGAAAATCTACGAGGCGGTACTGGATGCCGCCGACGCCGGGTTCGCGGTCGCACAGCCCGGAAAGAAGTTCCGCGATATTCACGAGGCGTCCGTCCGGGTTTTGGCCGAGCGTCTTGCTGACTGGGGTCTGCTGCCAGTGTCGGTCGAGGAAGCCATATCCGCCGATGGTCAGCAGCATCGCCGCTGGATGCCGCACGGTACAAGCCACCACCTTGGCCTGGACGTTCACGACTGCTCACGTGCCAAGCGGGAACTCTACCTCGACGGCACCCTCACACCGGGGATGGTTTTCACCATTGAGCCCGGCCTCTACTTCAAGGACGAAGATCTTGCAGTTCCCGAGGAATACCGCGGAATCGGTGTCCGTATTGAGGACGACATTCTCATGACCGAAGACGGGCCGATCAACCTCAGTGCAGCGCTGCCCCGCAAGGCTGACGATGTTGAGAACTGGATGGCTGGAATTTACAGCCCCTCGGGCGAGTAA
- a CDS encoding general stress protein — translation MSNVFGRTQSRDGSLNLPRGESIGRYSSYLDAQKAVDYLADQQFAVQHVSIIGSDLKTVERVTGRLSYPRVALSSAATGAWFGFFVGLVLMLFAGETEYLTVLSTMALGAGFWLFFGIITYAFQRGKRDFTSTSQVVATSYEVIVDPSVIIEAKKVLQGMNGEPVAGQAQQTTAPSADVSEGQTPAASTATDSDHAEGTQPEQGQTPRGQFADLADGRPQYGIRTPDAEAPTAGRDAQSEATSNVEPDQRA, via the coding sequence GTATTTGGTCGCACTCAGTCCCGTGACGGTAGCCTCAACCTCCCCCGTGGGGAATCGATAGGCCGTTACTCCTCCTACCTTGATGCGCAGAAGGCTGTGGACTACTTGGCTGACCAACAGTTCGCAGTGCAGCACGTTTCTATTATCGGCAGCGATCTCAAGACTGTTGAACGGGTGACCGGCCGTCTCAGCTATCCCAGGGTTGCGCTCTCCAGTGCCGCAACGGGCGCCTGGTTCGGGTTCTTCGTTGGCCTTGTGCTGATGCTTTTTGCTGGTGAGACCGAGTACCTGACGGTCCTCTCGACGATGGCACTGGGCGCCGGGTTCTGGTTGTTCTTTGGAATCATCACGTACGCGTTCCAGCGCGGGAAGCGGGACTTCACGTCAACAAGTCAGGTTGTGGCAACCAGCTACGAGGTGATCGTTGATCCATCGGTCATCATTGAGGCCAAAAAAGTGCTTCAGGGCATGAACGGCGAGCCTGTCGCTGGACAGGCTCAGCAGACGACGGCGCCCTCTGCTGACGTGTCGGAAGGCCAGACCCCAGCTGCGAGTACGGCTACAGACAGCGACCACGCCGAAGGTACACAACCCGAGCAGGGCCAGACACCGCGCGGACAGTTCGCAGATCTGGCAGATGGTCGTCCGCAGTACGGTATCCGTACCCCGGACGCCGAGGCCCCTACTGCCGGACGGGACGCGCAGTCAGAGGCCACGAGCAACGTGGAACCGGATCAGCGCGCTTAG